The following coding sequences lie in one Apium graveolens cultivar Ventura chromosome 1, ASM990537v1, whole genome shotgun sequence genomic window:
- the LOC141672883 gene encoding sucrose transport protein SUC3 isoform X2, translated as MISIAVIIIGFSADIGYLLGDSKEHCRTYKGTRTRAAIVFIVGFWMLDLANNTVQGPARALLADLAGPHQRNSANAIFCSWMAVGNVLGFSSGASGKWHRWFPFLMSRACCEACGNLKAAFLVAVVFLILCTLVTLYFAKEVPLIPNQARRSSDSAPLLDDHQHVGNNPSKSRTDMQLVDDSSGINSDSALKIENNQKSEHHEVEEDKVESFSDSPGAVLVNLLTSLRLLPPAMHSVLVVMALTWLSWFPFFLFDTDWMGREVYHGDPNGEISEVKAYDHGVREGAFGLLLNSVVLGISSFLIEPMCKLIGSRLVWATSNFIVFACMAATAVISFISVKESSTHIGHNIGDNESIKIASLVVFAILGFPLSVTYSVPFSVTAELTADSGGGQGLAIGVLNLAIVIPQMIVSLGAGPWDELFGGGNVPAFVLASLSALAAGVIAILKLPNLSSSFRSTGFHFG; from the exons ATGATATCAATTGCT GTTATAATAATCGGGTTTTCTGCAGACATTGGGTACCTTTTAGGTGATTCAAAGGAGCATTGCAG AACATATAAAGGTACTCGAACAAGAGCAGCTATTGTCTTTATCGTAGGGTTCTGGATGCTGGATCTTGCCAATAACACTGTGCAG GGCCCAGCTCGAGCTCTTTTGGCTGATTTAGCAG GTCCTCATCAAAGAAATTccgcaaatgctatattctgCTCATGGATGGCTGTTGGCAATGTCCTAGGCTTTTCTTCTGGTGCAAGTGGAAAGTGGCACAG ATGGTTTCCGTTTTTGATGAGCAGAGCTTGCTGTGAAGCCTGTGGAAATCTGAAAGCAGCATTTCTAGTTGCTGTG GTATTTTTGATTCTATGTACACTTGTAACTCTTTACTTCGCGAAAGAGGTTCCCTTGATTCCAAATCAAGCTCGGCGATCATCAGATTCAGCTCCTCTTTTGGACGATCATCAACATGTTGGAAATAACCCCTCAAAATCAAGAACTGATATGCAACTAGTTGATGATTCCTCGGGGATAAATTCTGATAGTGCTTTAAAAATAGAAAATAATCAAAAGAGTGAACACCATGAGGTTGAAGAAGATAAAGTTGAAAGTTTCAGCGATAGCCCCGGTGCAGTCTTGGTTAATCTGTTAACTAGCTTACGGCTTTTACCACCAGCTATGCATTCAGTCCTAGTAGTAATGGCCCTTACGTGG TTGTCCTGGTTTCCCTTTTTCCTCTTTGACACCGATTGGATGGGAAGAGAAGTTTATCACGGAGACCCAAATGGAGAGATATCTGAAGTCAAAGCTTATGATCATGGTGTCAGAGAAGGTGCTTTTGGTTTGCTGTTGAATTCA GTTGTTCTTGGAATTAGCTCTTTCCTGATTGAACCAATGTGCAAGTTAATTGGCTCAAGATTAGTTTGGGCAACAAGTAATTTCATTGTGTTTGCCTGCATGGCAGCAACTGCTGTCATTAGCTTCATTTCTGTCAAAGAATCATCAACACATATTGGGCATAATATTGGAGATAATGAAAGCATCAAAATTGCTTCTCTGGTTGTTTTCGCTATTCTGGGCTTCCCTCTTTCT GTTACCTACAGTGTCCCATTCTCAGTTACTGCAGAGTTGACAGCTGATTCAGGGGGTGGCCAAG GATTGGCCATTGGAGTTTTAAATCTGGCAATTGTTATACCCCAG ATGATCGTTTCCCTCGGTGCTGGTCCCTGGGATGAACTGTTTGGTGGAGGAAACGTACCCGCATTTGTCCTGGCTTCTTTATCTGCCCTTGCTGCTGGCGTTATTGCAATACTCAAACTGCCAAACCTATCAAGTTCTTTTAGGTCCACAGGTTTTCATTTTGGTTGA
- the LOC141672883 gene encoding sucrose transport protein SUC3 isoform X1, translating to MDSTSIRVPYKNLKQAEVEMNRLDSMNRSDESSNHFNSNGVDSNASSRPAQQNGSNGMSMITLVLSCTVAAGVQFGWALQLSLLTPYIQTLGIGHAFSSFIWLCGPITGLVVQPCVGIWSDKCTSKYGRRRPFILVGSLMISIAVIIIGFSADIGYLLGDSKEHCRTYKGTRTRAAIVFIVGFWMLDLANNTVQGPARALLADLAGPHQRNSANAIFCSWMAVGNVLGFSSGASGKWHRWFPFLMSRACCEACGNLKAAFLVAVVFLILCTLVTLYFAKEVPLIPNQARRSSDSAPLLDDHQHVGNNPSKSRTDMQLVDDSSGINSDSALKIENNQKSEHHEVEEDKVESFSDSPGAVLVNLLTSLRLLPPAMHSVLVVMALTWLSWFPFFLFDTDWMGREVYHGDPNGEISEVKAYDHGVREGAFGLLLNSVVLGISSFLIEPMCKLIGSRLVWATSNFIVFACMAATAVISFISVKESSTHIGHNIGDNESIKIASLVVFAILGFPLSVTYSVPFSVTAELTADSGGGQGLAIGVLNLAIVIPQMIVSLGAGPWDELFGGGNVPAFVLASLSALAAGVIAILKLPNLSSSFRSTGFHFG from the exons ATGGATTCCACATCGATCCGCGTGCCTTACAAGAATCTCAAACAAGCTGAAGTTGAAATGAATCGACTCGATTCGATGAATCGATCAGACGAGTCTTCGAATCATTTCAATTCTAATGGAGTTGATTCGAATGCGTCTTCACGGCCTGCGCAACAGAATGGAAGTAATGGAATGAGTATGATTACGttagttttgagctgtacggtGGCTGCTGGTGTTCAATTCGGTTGGGCGTTGCAGCTCTCGCTTCTCACTCCGTACATTCAG ACACTTGGAATAGGACATGCCTTCTCTTCATTTATCTGGCTCTGTGGGCCTATTACGGGACTTGTG GTTCAACCTTGTGTCGGTATTTGGAGTGATAAGTGCACTTCAAAGTATGGCAGAAGACGACCATTTATATTAGTCGGATCTCTCATGATATCAATTGCT GTTATAATAATCGGGTTTTCTGCAGACATTGGGTACCTTTTAGGTGATTCAAAGGAGCATTGCAG AACATATAAAGGTACTCGAACAAGAGCAGCTATTGTCTTTATCGTAGGGTTCTGGATGCTGGATCTTGCCAATAACACTGTGCAG GGCCCAGCTCGAGCTCTTTTGGCTGATTTAGCAG GTCCTCATCAAAGAAATTccgcaaatgctatattctgCTCATGGATGGCTGTTGGCAATGTCCTAGGCTTTTCTTCTGGTGCAAGTGGAAAGTGGCACAG ATGGTTTCCGTTTTTGATGAGCAGAGCTTGCTGTGAAGCCTGTGGAAATCTGAAAGCAGCATTTCTAGTTGCTGTG GTATTTTTGATTCTATGTACACTTGTAACTCTTTACTTCGCGAAAGAGGTTCCCTTGATTCCAAATCAAGCTCGGCGATCATCAGATTCAGCTCCTCTTTTGGACGATCATCAACATGTTGGAAATAACCCCTCAAAATCAAGAACTGATATGCAACTAGTTGATGATTCCTCGGGGATAAATTCTGATAGTGCTTTAAAAATAGAAAATAATCAAAAGAGTGAACACCATGAGGTTGAAGAAGATAAAGTTGAAAGTTTCAGCGATAGCCCCGGTGCAGTCTTGGTTAATCTGTTAACTAGCTTACGGCTTTTACCACCAGCTATGCATTCAGTCCTAGTAGTAATGGCCCTTACGTGG TTGTCCTGGTTTCCCTTTTTCCTCTTTGACACCGATTGGATGGGAAGAGAAGTTTATCACGGAGACCCAAATGGAGAGATATCTGAAGTCAAAGCTTATGATCATGGTGTCAGAGAAGGTGCTTTTGGTTTGCTGTTGAATTCA GTTGTTCTTGGAATTAGCTCTTTCCTGATTGAACCAATGTGCAAGTTAATTGGCTCAAGATTAGTTTGGGCAACAAGTAATTTCATTGTGTTTGCCTGCATGGCAGCAACTGCTGTCATTAGCTTCATTTCTGTCAAAGAATCATCAACACATATTGGGCATAATATTGGAGATAATGAAAGCATCAAAATTGCTTCTCTGGTTGTTTTCGCTATTCTGGGCTTCCCTCTTTCT GTTACCTACAGTGTCCCATTCTCAGTTACTGCAGAGTTGACAGCTGATTCAGGGGGTGGCCAAG GATTGGCCATTGGAGTTTTAAATCTGGCAATTGTTATACCCCAG ATGATCGTTTCCCTCGGTGCTGGTCCCTGGGATGAACTGTTTGGTGGAGGAAACGTACCCGCATTTGTCCTGGCTTCTTTATCTGCCCTTGCTGCTGGCGTTATTGCAATACTCAAACTGCCAAACCTATCAAGTTCTTTTAGGTCCACAGGTTTTCATTTTGGTTGA